The following are encoded in a window of Gammaproteobacteria bacterium genomic DNA:
- the folK gene encoding 2-amino-4-hydroxy-6-hydroxymethyldihydropteridine diphosphokinase gives MTQVYVGIGSNVQPEQHVAKAVELMRARFGRVSLSPIYRNKAVGFEGDDFLNAVAGFETGLPVAELKTALDNVEVLCGRERGAARFAPRTLDLDLLLYGDRVDEAERLPRKEILKYAFVLKPLADIAGAERHPITGQTFAEHWSAFQGEGGSLEVQDL, from the coding sequence TTGACCCAGGTCTACGTCGGCATCGGCAGCAACGTGCAGCCGGAACAGCACGTGGCCAAGGCGGTGGAACTGATGCGCGCCCGCTTCGGCCGGGTCAGCCTCTCGCCCATCTACAGGAACAAGGCCGTGGGCTTCGAGGGGGACGACTTCCTCAACGCCGTGGCGGGCTTCGAGACCGGCCTCCCGGTGGCGGAGCTCAAGACCGCCTTGGACAACGTCGAAGTCCTCTGCGGCCGCGAGCGGGGCGCCGCGCGCTTCGCCCCCCGCACCCTCGACCTGGACCTCCTGCTCTACGGCGACCGGGTGGACGAGGCGGAGCGGCTGCCGCGCAAGGAGATCCTGAAGTACGCCTTCGTGCTCAAGCCCCTGGCGGATATCGCCGGCGCCGAACGGCACCCGATCACCGGCCAGACGTTCGCCGAGCATTGGAGCGCGTTCCAGGGCGAGGGAGGCTCACTGGAGGTCCAGGACCTATAG
- the rffA gene encoding dTDP-4-amino-4,6-dideoxygalactose transaminase has product MDKIRFNYPHATGRELEAIRDAIEKGHLSGNGPYGKKCQAWLEQNIGSPKALLTHSCTAALEMAAILADLGPGDEVIMPSYTFVSTANAVVLRGATPVFVDIRPDTLNLDERLVESAITPRTKAIFVVHYAGVACNMEVIDAIARKHGLLVLADSAQAIHSTYKGKPLAGYGALSALSFHETKNVISGEGGALLVNDPRFAERAEIIWEKGTNRSKFFRGQVDKYTWVDVGSSFLPSELIAAFLWPQLEDLKPITARRMQIWEQYHQALKPLRDAGRIQGPTIPADCEHNAHMYYILAGSHAEQDRILEHLKSKGVMAVFHYIPLHSAPAGRRFGRTHGGDLKVTDDLYARLIRLPLWPDMTEGDIARVTGAVQEVLAQPAQRRA; this is encoded by the coding sequence ATGGACAAGATACGCTTCAACTATCCTCACGCCACCGGCCGCGAGCTCGAGGCCATCCGCGACGCCATCGAGAAGGGCCATCTCTCCGGCAACGGCCCCTACGGCAAGAAGTGCCAGGCCTGGCTCGAGCAGAACATCGGCAGCCCCAAGGCGCTGCTCACCCACTCCTGCACCGCGGCCCTCGAGATGGCCGCGATCCTCGCCGACCTCGGTCCCGGCGACGAAGTCATCATGCCGTCCTACACCTTCGTCTCCACCGCCAACGCGGTGGTGCTGCGCGGCGCCACGCCGGTGTTCGTGGACATCCGCCCCGACACCCTGAACCTGGACGAGCGGCTCGTCGAGTCCGCCATCACTCCGCGCACCAAGGCCATCTTCGTGGTGCACTACGCGGGCGTCGCCTGCAACATGGAAGTCATCGACGCCATCGCCAGGAAGCACGGCCTGCTGGTGCTGGCGGATTCCGCCCAGGCCATCCACTCCACGTACAAGGGCAAGCCGCTGGCCGGCTACGGCGCGCTCTCGGCGCTCAGCTTCCACGAGACCAAGAACGTCATCTCAGGCGAAGGCGGCGCGCTGCTGGTCAACGACCCGCGCTTCGCGGAGCGTGCCGAGATCATCTGGGAGAAAGGCACCAACCGTTCCAAGTTCTTCCGCGGCCAGGTGGACAAGTACACCTGGGTGGACGTGGGATCCTCCTTCTTGCCGAGCGAGCTCATCGCCGCCTTCCTGTGGCCGCAGCTGGAGGACTTGAAGCCCATCACCGCGCGCCGCATGCAGATCTGGGAGCAGTACCACCAGGCGCTCAAGCCGTTGCGCGACGCGGGCCGCATCCAGGGACCGACCATCCCGGCGGACTGCGAGCACAACGCCCACATGTACTACATCCTCGCCGGCAGCCACGCCGAACAGGACCGGATCCTGGAGCACCTGAAGTCCAAGGGCGTGATGGCGGTGTTCCACTACATCCCGCTGCACAGCGCGCCCGCCGGCAGGCGCTTCGGCCGCACCCACGGCGGCGACCTCAAGGTCACCGATGACCTCTACGCGCGCCTGATCCGCCTGCCGCTGTGGCCCGACATGACCGAAGGCGACATCGCGCGCGTCACCGGCGCGGTGCAGGAAGTGCTGGCGCAGCCCGCGCAGCGCCGCGCCTGA
- a CDS encoding glycosyltransferase family 2 protein, with the protein MAAPRTRKAALPHTAPVALSVVVPVYMNRGGLEEFFRRVKPVLEAVTRHWEVIMVDDGSTDGSYTVLQKLRAAEPRVKLIQFGHNHGQHHAILCGLQHSRGDAVITLDDDLQNPPEEIPRFLAALAEGHHIVIGRIAEKKKHGWFRNLGSRSVQAMTNMILGKPKHLRFSSYRAFSREAVDAIAAYKGVHPYLPALILGSVPTESIVNIDVRHDPRHHGRSTYTLRKLVKLASYLLINHSFIPLRLMIYWGMLVSLGSLAFAVYVIVRALFWQHTGVMGWPSLAVLISFFSGNILLALGVLGEYIGRLVQESATNLQFYIFRKEL; encoded by the coding sequence ATGGCTGCGCCCCGCACCCGCAAGGCCGCGCTGCCGCACACCGCGCCGGTGGCGCTCTCGGTGGTGGTGCCGGTGTACATGAACCGCGGCGGCCTGGAGGAGTTCTTCCGCCGCGTGAAGCCGGTGCTGGAGGCCGTGACCCGGCACTGGGAAGTCATCATGGTGGATGACGGCAGCACCGACGGCAGCTATACGGTGCTGCAGAAGCTGCGCGCCGCCGAACCGCGCGTGAAGCTCATCCAGTTCGGCCACAACCACGGCCAGCATCACGCCATCCTCTGCGGCCTGCAGCATAGCCGCGGCGATGCCGTCATCACCCTCGACGACGACCTGCAGAACCCGCCGGAGGAGATCCCGCGCTTCCTCGCGGCGCTGGCCGAGGGCCATCACATCGTCATCGGCCGCATCGCCGAGAAGAAGAAGCACGGCTGGTTCAGGAACCTCGGCAGCCGCTCGGTCCAGGCCATGACCAACATGATCCTGGGGAAGCCCAAGCACCTCAGGTTCTCCAGCTACCGGGCCTTCTCGCGCGAGGCGGTGGATGCCATCGCCGCCTATAAGGGCGTGCATCCCTACCTGCCGGCGCTGATCCTGGGCTCGGTGCCTACGGAATCCATCGTCAACATCGACGTGCGCCACGACCCGCGGCACCACGGCCGCAGCACCTACACCCTGCGCAAGCTGGTCAAGCTGGCCTCGTACCTGCTCATCAACCACTCCTTCATCCCGCTGCGCCTCATGATCTACTGGGGCATGCTGGTGAGCCTGGGGAGCCTGGCCTTCGCGGTGTACGTGATCGTGCGGGCGCTGTTCTGGCAGCACACCGGCGTCATGGGCTGGCCGTCGCTGGCGGTGCTGATCTCGTTCTTCTCCGGCAACATCCTCCTCGCCCTGGGCGTGCTCGGCGAGTACATCGGCCGCCTGGTGCAGGAATCCGCCACCAACCTGCAGTTCTATATATTCCGCAAGGAGCTCTGA
- a CDS encoding lysylphosphatidylglycerol synthase transmembrane domain-containing protein, which yields MGGKRLAGKVLRVLVSLAMVGGIFYLARKYDVASAFRDTDPLFIALGIASYLGGQLVAAVRWHRLLHKSGFRPAFLAVLRANTIGMYSSNFLPGVAGGDLVRPLALYGAASAHKPQLYASVVFERLCGIGSIVLLATVGGAWLGVNRGDWRYLTVAGVILAAILAALWLVQLARHARLKGGSRIVRLLRALKEGSDHLMRYALAPGTVLMVLAYSVLFQMGYILMFWCFLTSLGGHASLFSVVLAAPLAWLASMTPISLNGLGVREGALIVVLMQLGVPRAAVTGAALLGLVPLFLVSALGALWSLKIFSRFGAHARAED from the coding sequence ATGGGCGGTAAGCGGCTCGCCGGCAAGGTGTTGCGGGTGCTGGTGAGCCTCGCCATGGTGGGCGGCATCTTCTACCTTGCGCGCAAGTACGACGTGGCGAGCGCCTTCAGGGACACCGATCCCTTGTTCATCGCGCTCGGCATCGCGAGCTACCTCGGCGGCCAGCTGGTGGCGGCGGTGCGCTGGCACAGGCTCTTGCACAAGAGCGGCTTCCGGCCGGCGTTCCTGGCGGTGCTGCGGGCCAACACCATCGGCATGTACAGCAGCAACTTCCTGCCCGGTGTGGCGGGCGGCGACCTGGTGCGGCCCCTGGCCCTGTATGGCGCCGCCTCGGCCCACAAGCCGCAGCTCTATGCCAGCGTGGTGTTCGAGCGCCTCTGTGGCATCGGCTCCATCGTGCTGTTGGCCACCGTGGGCGGTGCCTGGCTGGGGGTCAACCGCGGGGATTGGCGTTATCTCACGGTGGCGGGCGTGATCCTGGCGGCGATCCTGGCGGCACTCTGGCTGGTGCAGCTTGCCCGGCATGCGCGGCTCAAGGGCGGGTCGCGCATCGTGCGCCTGCTGCGCGCGCTCAAGGAGGGCAGTGACCACCTGATGCGCTATGCGCTCGCGCCCGGCACCGTGCTCATGGTGCTGGCCTATAGCGTGCTGTTCCAGATGGGCTATATCCTCATGTTCTGGTGCTTCCTCACGAGCCTGGGGGGCCATGCCTCTCTGTTCTCGGTGGTGCTGGCGGCGCCGCTCGCCTGGCTGGCGTCCATGACGCCCATCTCCCTGAACGGCTTGGGCGTGCGCGAGGGCGCGCTCATCGTGGTGCTGATGCAGCTCGGCGTACCGCGCGCAGCAGTCACCGGCGCGGCGCTCCTCGGTCTCGTGCCGCTGTTCCTGGTCTCGGCCCTGGGCGCGCTCTGGTCCCTCAAGATCTTCAGCCGCTTCGGCGCGCATGCCCGGGCGGAGGACTGA
- a CDS encoding pteridine reductase: protein MKNTSKLAGRTALVTGAAKRLGAVTARALHAEGMNLLLHYNRSEAEAVALAKELNGARRDSAAIAQADLGNTQGLESLVKAALQWDGLDVLVNNASSFRPTPLGSIGEDDWDDLMGSNLKAPLFLAQAAAPHLRKNHGCIVNMIDIHAYRPLREHTVYCAAKAGLVMLTLSLAKELGPEVRVNGVAPGPVLWPEAPMDAATKKSILEATALKRKGSPEDVAGAIIYLVRDADYVTGQILAVDGGRSIGW, encoded by the coding sequence ATGAAGAATACCTCAAAGCTCGCCGGCCGCACCGCGCTCGTGACCGGCGCCGCCAAGCGCCTGGGCGCCGTGACCGCCCGCGCGCTGCATGCGGAGGGCATGAACCTCTTGCTGCACTACAACAGGTCCGAAGCAGAGGCGGTGGCACTCGCCAAGGAGCTGAACGGCGCCCGCCGCGATTCCGCTGCCATCGCCCAGGCGGACCTCGGCAACACCCAGGGACTCGAATCCCTGGTCAAAGCCGCGCTGCAGTGGGACGGCCTGGACGTGCTGGTGAACAACGCCTCCAGCTTCCGGCCGACGCCGCTCGGCAGCATCGGCGAGGATGACTGGGACGACCTCATGGGCAGCAACCTCAAGGCGCCCCTGTTCCTGGCCCAGGCCGCGGCGCCGCATCTCAGGAAGAACCACGGCTGCATCGTGAACATGATCGACATCCACGCCTACCGGCCGCTGCGGGAGCACACGGTGTACTGCGCCGCAAAGGCGGGCCTGGTGATGCTCACGCTGTCGCTCGCCAAGGAGCTGGGGCCGGAAGTGCGGGTGAACGGGGTCGCGCCGGGGCCGGTGCTGTGGCCCGAGGCGCCCATGGATGCGGCCACCAAGAAGTCCATACTCGAGGCCACGGCGCTGAAGCGCAAGGGCTCGCCGGAAGACGTGGCCGGCGCGATCATCTATCTCGTCCGCGACGCGGACTATGTCACCGGCCAGATCCTCGCCGTGGATGGCGGGCGCAGCATCGGCTGGTAG
- a CDS encoding SAM-dependent methyltransferase, which translates to MLPITQNYVDLPLPTPDALAHSARLSARIHEAIHGAGGRIPFSRYMELALYAPGLGYYSAGARKFGAAGDFITAPELSPLFSRCLARQCAEVLDGVEGGSILELGAGSGIMAADMLLELQALDSLPEEYLILEVSAELKERQRATLAAKVPGFAAKIRWLDALPGRFTGVIVGNEVLDALPVERFRRAAGDYEEYCVRSEGEGFAWTTRPAGEQLAAALAALETTLPAPLAAGYESEICLGAASLVASLAACLARGALLLLDYGYPRAAYYHPERSMGTLMCHYRQRAHGDPFLYPGLQDITAHVDFTAVAEAGTGAGLELAGYTTQAHFLMALGIAGLADTGMRAAQQVKLLTLPEEMGERFKAIGFTRGVDASLQGFALRDLTRTL; encoded by the coding sequence TTGCTGCCCATCACCCAGAACTATGTTGACCTGCCGCTGCCCACGCCTGACGCGCTGGCCCACAGCGCGCGGCTCTCGGCGCGCATCCACGAGGCCATACACGGCGCGGGCGGACGCATCCCCTTCAGCCGCTACATGGAACTGGCGCTCTACGCTCCGGGCCTCGGCTACTACAGTGCCGGCGCCCGCAAGTTCGGCGCCGCCGGTGACTTCATCACCGCGCCCGAGCTCTCGCCGCTCTTCTCCCGCTGCCTCGCGCGTCAGTGCGCGGAAGTGTTGGACGGGGTGGAGGGAGGCTCCATCCTCGAACTTGGCGCAGGTTCCGGCATCATGGCGGCGGACATGCTGCTGGAGTTGCAGGCGCTCGATTCGCTCCCGGAGGAATACCTCATCCTGGAGGTCAGCGCCGAACTCAAAGAGCGCCAGCGCGCGACGCTGGCGGCGAAGGTGCCCGGCTTCGCCGCCAAGATACGCTGGCTCGATGCGCTGCCCGGGCGGTTCACCGGGGTCATCGTCGGCAACGAAGTGCTGGACGCGCTGCCGGTGGAGCGCTTCCGGCGCGCGGCCGGAGATTACGAAGAATACTGCGTGCGCAGTGAAGGCGAAGGTTTCGCCTGGACCACGCGCCCGGCCGGCGAGCAGCTGGCGGCGGCGCTTGCGGCCCTGGAGACCACGCTGCCGGCACCCTTGGCGGCAGGTTATGAGTCTGAGATCTGCCTCGGCGCCGCTTCGCTGGTCGCGAGCCTCGCTGCTTGCCTCGCACGCGGCGCGCTGTTGCTCCTGGACTACGGCTACCCCCGCGCCGCGTATTACCACCCCGAGCGCAGCATGGGCACGCTCATGTGCCACTACCGGCAGCGGGCTCATGGCGACCCGTTCCTGTACCCCGGCCTCCAGGACATCACTGCCCACGTGGACTTCACCGCCGTGGCGGAGGCGGGCACTGGCGCGGGGCTGGAACTCGCGGGCTACACCACCCAGGCCCATTTCCTCATGGCACTGGGCATCGCCGGTCTTGCGGACACCGGCATGCGCGCCGCTCAGCAGGTGAAGCTGCTCACGCTGCCCGAGGAGATGGGCGAGCGCTTCAAGGCCATCGGGTTCACGCGGGGAGTGGACGCGTCCCTCCAGGGTTTCGCGCTCAGGGACCTGACCCGCACGCTCTGA
- a CDS encoding ketoacyl-ACP synthase III yields the protein MIGVTEVASYVPGTSVSNLERAALSGKTPDFITGKIGFRRVTRKAPAEDTSDLCVRAFEALQAKRPLQQQDIDCLIVCTQNPDGHGLPHTSAVVHAKLGLGQGVAAFDISLGCSGFVYGLAVATAFMQAQGLRRGLLFTADPYSKVIDSEDYDTELLFGDAAAVTYLTDTPVYRMLKSSFASDGRLRHSIQVSPESGRLSMLGSNVFKFTMTVVPEQITACLKDNGLSQGDVDLYLFHQGSKFIVDNLGRKLGLAPERAPFEAAELGNTVSSTLPLMLERRMAGGPKRILLSGFGVGLSWATTVLERA from the coding sequence ATGATCGGCGTCACCGAGGTCGCTTCGTACGTCCCCGGCACCTCGGTCTCCAACCTCGAGCGCGCGGCACTGTCCGGCAAGACCCCCGACTTCATCACCGGCAAAATCGGGTTCAGGCGCGTGACGCGCAAGGCACCGGCCGAAGACACCTCCGACCTCTGCGTGCGGGCGTTCGAGGCGCTCCAGGCGAAGCGGCCGCTGCAGCAGCAGGACATCGACTGCCTCATCGTCTGCACCCAGAACCCGGACGGGCACGGCCTGCCGCACACCTCTGCTGTGGTCCACGCCAAGCTGGGACTGGGGCAGGGCGTCGCCGCCTTCGACATCTCGCTCGGCTGTTCGGGCTTCGTGTACGGCCTCGCCGTGGCCACGGCGTTCATGCAGGCCCAGGGACTGCGGCGCGGCCTCCTGTTCACCGCCGATCCCTACTCGAAGGTGATCGACTCCGAGGACTACGATACCGAGCTCCTGTTCGGTGACGCCGCCGCGGTCACTTACCTCACGGATACGCCCGTGTACCGCATGCTCAAGTCGAGTTTCGCCTCGGACGGCCGGCTGCGCCACTCCATCCAGGTCTCTCCGGAGAGCGGCCGCCTCTCCATGCTGGGCAGCAACGTCTTCAAGTTCACCATGACCGTGGTCCCCGAGCAGATCACGGCCTGCCTGAAGGATAACGGCCTCTCCCAGGGCGACGTGGACCTCTACCTCTTCCACCAGGGCAGCAAGTTCATCGTCGATAACCTCGGCCGGAAGCTGGGCTTGGCCCCCGAGCGGGCGCCCTTCGAGGCCGCGGAGCTGGGGAACACGGTATCATCCACGCTGCCGCTGATGCTGGAGAGGCGGATGGCGGGCGGCCCCAAGCGCATACTATTGAGCGGTTTCGGCGTCGGCCTGTCCTGGGCCACCACCGTACTGGAGAGGGCTTAA
- a CDS encoding acyl carrier protein, producing the protein MFSKDQFRNAVIEGLKRVRNVDQVTIRDDESFANIGLDSLDGMNLVLEVESILGINLGEFDLRGANTIETFYAKASEVVSQQK; encoded by the coding sequence TTGTTCTCGAAAGACCAATTCAGGAATGCCGTGATCGAGGGGCTGAAGCGCGTCCGCAACGTGGATCAGGTGACGATCCGCGACGACGAGAGCTTCGCGAACATCGGGCTGGACTCGCTGGACGGCATGAACCTGGTGCTGGAAGTGGAGTCGATCCTGGGCATCAACCTGGGCGAGTTCGACCTGCGCGGCGCCAACACCATCGAGACCTTCTACGCCAAGGCCTCGGAAGTGGTCTCCCAGCAGAAGTAG
- a CDS encoding multifunctional CCA addition/repair protein encodes MKTYLVGGAVRDRLLGLPHKERDWVVVGATPQQLLDQGYRPVGKDFPVFLHPETKEEYALARTERKTGKGYHGFDFFAAPEVTLEEDLKRRDLTLNAIAEDAQGQLVDPYGGAKDIEARLLRHVSPAFSEDPVRVLRAARFAARFAPLGFKVAPETLALMRGMVEDGEVDALVPERVWQETVKALGCERPSVYFETLRECGALARVFPELDRLWGVPQPAKWHPEIDTGVHVMMVLDQAARLSGELTVRYAALTHDLGKGTTAKDILPHHYGHEERSVKLVEAMCERLRTPKEFRELAVIVAREHGLVHKAEELRAATVLKLLEGADAFRRPERFGLFLTACEADHRGRTGLEDAPFPQADYLRRAFAAARAVTTESLDTANLKGAEIGEQLRKRRLEAVRAAIGRD; translated from the coding sequence ATGAAGACCTATCTCGTGGGCGGAGCGGTGCGCGACCGGCTCCTGGGCCTGCCCCACAAGGAGCGGGACTGGGTGGTGGTGGGCGCGACGCCGCAACAGCTGCTGGACCAGGGCTACCGGCCCGTGGGCAAGGATTTCCCGGTGTTCCTGCACCCGGAGACGAAGGAGGAGTACGCCCTCGCCCGCACCGAGCGCAAGACCGGCAAGGGTTACCACGGCTTCGATTTCTTCGCGGCGCCGGAGGTGACGCTGGAGGAGGACCTGAAGCGCCGCGACCTCACGCTGAACGCGATCGCCGAGGACGCGCAGGGGCAGCTGGTGGACCCCTACGGCGGCGCCAAGGACATCGAGGCGCGGCTCCTGCGCCACGTCTCCCCTGCCTTCTCGGAGGACCCGGTGCGGGTGCTGCGCGCGGCACGCTTCGCCGCGCGTTTCGCGCCGCTGGGCTTCAAGGTGGCGCCGGAGACGCTCGCGCTGATGCGCGGCATGGTGGAAGACGGCGAGGTGGATGCGCTGGTGCCGGAGCGGGTGTGGCAGGAGACCGTGAAGGCGCTCGGCTGCGAGCGGCCCTCCGTGTACTTCGAGACGCTGCGCGAGTGCGGCGCGCTGGCGCGGGTGTTCCCGGAGCTGGACCGGCTGTGGGGCGTGCCGCAGCCCGCCAAGTGGCATCCGGAGATCGACACCGGCGTGCACGTGATGATGGTGCTGGACCAGGCGGCGCGGCTCTCGGGCGAGCTCACGGTGCGCTACGCGGCGCTGACCCATGACCTGGGCAAGGGCACCACGGCCAAGGACATCCTGCCGCACCACTACGGCCACGAGGAACGCAGCGTGAAGCTGGTGGAGGCCATGTGCGAGCGCCTGCGCACGCCCAAGGAGTTCCGCGAGCTGGCGGTGATCGTGGCCCGGGAGCACGGCCTGGTGCACAAGGCGGAGGAGCTGCGCGCCGCCACGGTGCTGAAGCTCCTGGAGGGCGCGGACGCGTTCCGCCGGCCGGAACGCTTCGGGCTCTTCCTCACCGCCTGCGAGGCGGACCACCGGGGCCGCACCGGCCTCGAGGACGCGCCGTTCCCGCAGGCCGACTACCTGCGCCGCGCCTTCGCGGCGGCCCGGGCCGTGACCACGGAGTCCTTGGACACGGCGAACCTCAAGGGCGCCGAGATCGGCGAGCAGCTCAGGAAGCGGCGCCTCGAAGCAGTACGCGCCGCGATAGGCCGGGACTGA
- a CDS encoding VOC family protein, which translates to MNPINPYIFFDGDCADALRFYERVLKGKIGMLMREDEMPGAKPLSGRKPRIMHARLEAAGGILLASDWMAERPFERKQGFYVSVEFPAKEEAQRVFEALAEGGQVNLPFADTFWSQGFGMLVDKYGTPWMINGPRKP; encoded by the coding sequence ATGAATCCCATCAACCCCTACATCTTCTTCGATGGCGACTGCGCCGACGCGCTGCGCTTCTACGAGCGCGTCCTCAAGGGCAAGATCGGGATGCTGATGCGGGAGGACGAGATGCCCGGCGCCAAGCCGCTCTCGGGCCGCAAGCCTCGCATCATGCACGCGCGGCTGGAGGCGGCCGGCGGCATCCTCCTGGCCTCGGACTGGATGGCCGAGCGGCCGTTCGAGCGCAAGCAGGGGTTCTACGTATCCGTGGAGTTCCCGGCGAAGGAGGAGGCCCAACGGGTGTTCGAGGCTCTGGCGGAGGGCGGGCAGGTGAACCTCCCCTTCGCGGACACGTTCTGGTCCCAGGGCTTCGGCATGCTGGTGGACAAGTACGGCACGCCCTGGATGATCAACGGGCCGCGCAAACCCTGA
- a CDS encoding transglycosylase SLT domain-containing protein yields MATCFAGIARAAAPDADPLPQQRADFKLAWDAATRGDMPKLAPYLETLKGYPLYPYLRYAYLEATLDRAPDALVEQFLAENQDLPMDDDLRRDWLVALAKRQEWSKVLAYYRDESSLPLRCASVSAHLLKEDEPDHNAWTDDAQRLWLTPGVPLDVCQTLFDYMDTKGLITSDMRRKRVQAALNNRDFTTAAALAPGLAADDRAWAQRWVQMAADPAHELKDIQVPDEPRYQEMLQSGVRLLARTSPVAAEHLWNDLTKRYRFSHDDLRDMRTLLAMQHVWHLTPDARDQIKGVHDAIDPNVPEWRARLALRAGDWKEALKDINGLGDAGDTEWRYWRARALEALGRKTEAKTIYRELARSPDYYGFLSADRLNLDYRIVQETSKPAKEVIAQLESRAGFVRARELVYAGLYPLADAEWAAATRSLSGPARCQAALLAERWGWHARVIPAMATGGCWQDLSLIYPIAFEYTLAPQAQRLDIDLSWVYGVIRQESVFKPNAVSYVGALGLMQLMPSTGLSVGARIGLALDDPEDLLDPKTNLRVGSAYLGTLLQHFDGSEALATAAYNAGENRVDDWRPESGALPADVWIDTIPYSETRNYVRRVMAHSVLFDWRLNGKPRRLSDRIGMVEAAGLKTSQAEKRSGDAETAVAARKRD; encoded by the coding sequence GTGGCGACGTGCTTCGCTGGAATCGCGCGCGCCGCCGCACCGGACGCCGATCCTCTTCCGCAACAGCGCGCCGACTTCAAGCTCGCCTGGGATGCCGCCACGCGCGGCGACATGCCGAAGCTCGCGCCGTACCTCGAGACCCTTAAGGGTTATCCGCTCTATCCGTACCTGCGCTATGCGTATCTCGAAGCGACGCTCGACCGCGCGCCTGATGCGCTGGTGGAGCAGTTCCTGGCTGAGAACCAGGACCTGCCCATGGACGATGACCTGCGCCGTGATTGGCTGGTGGCGTTGGCGAAGCGCCAGGAATGGAGCAAGGTGCTCGCCTACTACCGCGACGAGAGCAGCCTGCCGCTGCGCTGCGCCTCGGTGAGCGCGCACCTGCTGAAGGAAGACGAGCCGGACCACAACGCGTGGACCGATGACGCGCAGCGCCTGTGGCTGACGCCGGGCGTGCCGCTGGACGTGTGCCAGACGCTGTTCGACTACATGGACACGAAGGGCCTGATCACCAGCGACATGCGCCGCAAGCGCGTGCAGGCGGCGCTGAACAACCGCGACTTCACCACCGCCGCGGCGCTGGCGCCGGGGCTGGCGGCGGACGACCGCGCCTGGGCGCAGCGCTGGGTGCAGATGGCGGCGGATCCGGCGCACGAGCTCAAGGACATCCAGGTGCCCGACGAGCCGCGTTACCAGGAGATGCTGCAGTCCGGCGTGCGCCTGCTCGCCCGCACCTCGCCGGTGGCCGCCGAGCACCTGTGGAACGACCTCACCAAGCGCTACCGCTTCAGCCATGACGACCTGCGCGACATGCGCACGCTGCTGGCGATGCAGCACGTGTGGCACCTGACGCCGGACGCGCGCGACCAGATCAAGGGCGTGCACGACGCGATCGACCCGAACGTGCCGGAATGGCGCGCACGCCTGGCGCTGCGCGCCGGCGACTGGAAGGAGGCGCTCAAGGACATCAACGGCCTGGGCGACGCCGGCGACACGGAGTGGCGCTACTGGCGCGCCCGCGCGCTGGAGGCGCTCGGCCGCAAGACCGAGGCGAAGACGATCTACCGGGAGCTGGCGCGCTCGCCGGACTACTACGGCTTCCTCTCCGCGGACCGCCTGAACCTCGACTACCGCATCGTGCAGGAGACGAGCAAGCCGGCGAAGGAAGTGATCGCGCAGCTGGAGTCACGCGCCGGTTTCGTGCGCGCGCGCGAACTCGTGTACGCGGGCCTCTATCCGCTGGCGGACGCGGAGTGGGCGGCGGCGACCCGCAGCCTCTCGGGTCCGGCCCGCTGCCAGGCGGCGCTGCTCGCCGAGCGCTGGGGCTGGCACGCGCGGGTGATCCCGGCCATGGCCACCGGCGGCTGCTGGCAGGACCTCTCGCTCATCTATCCCATCGCCTTCGAGTACACGCTGGCGCCCCAGGCACAGCGCCTGGACATCGACCTCTCGTGGGTCTACGGCGTGATCCGCCAGGAGAGCGTGTTCAAGCCGAACGCGGTGTCCTACGTGGGCGCGCTCGGGCTCATGCAGCTCATGCCCTCCACGGGCCTGAGCGTGGGCGCGCGCATCGGGCTCGCGCTGGACGACCCTGAGGACCTCCTGGACCCCAAGACCAACCTTAGGGTGGGCAGCGCGTACCTGGGGACTCTCTTGCAGCACTTCGACGGCAGCGAGGCGCTCGCCACCGCCGCCTACAACGCCGGCGAGAACCGCGTGGACGACTGGCGGCCGGAATCAGGTGCGCTGCCGGCGGACGTGTGGATCGACACCATCCCCTACAGCGAGACCCGCAACTACGTGCGCCGCGTCATGGCGCACTCCGTGCTGTTCGACTGGCGGCTGAACGGCAAGCCGCGCCGGCTCTCGGACCGCATCGGCATGGTGGAAGCGGCGGGCCTCAAGACCAGCCAGGCAGAAAAGCGCAGCGGCGATGCCGAGACGGCGGTGGCCGCCCGCAAGCGCGACTGA